In 'Nostoc azollae' 0708, the following are encoded in one genomic region:
- a CDS encoding helix-turn-helix domain-containing protein — protein MKEQVCLSLFSWRKMPTFEVLGLHFGISKTEAKDTFHYWLEILRDVFPPSSLPRQFCWVKYSDINAAFFYVHPRF, from the coding sequence ATAAAAGAACAGGTATGTCTATCCTTGTTCTCTTGGAGGAAAATGCCAACATTTGAGGTTTTAGGTTTGCATTTCGGTATATCCAAAACGGAAGCAAAGGACACATTTCATTACTGGCTAGAGATATTACGAGATGTTTTCCCTCCTAGTAGTCTGCCAAGGCAATTTTGCTGGGTTAAATACTCGGATATAAACGCTGCATTTTTTTACGTGCATCCTCGGTTTTAA
- a CDS encoding PIN/TRAM domain-containing protein, whose product MLDIIIILSFILAASGIGYFSTDLLPPGTLDGVTNLNALRLIVAVFAAIIGGAIGLSFQTTYRRLETQVREMPLEVILTRAIGLVIGLLLANLMLAPLFLLPIPPDFGFIKPLVAVVGSIILAVTGMNLADTHGRGLLRLINPNTVETMVVEGTLKPANTKVLDTSCIIDGRIETLLETGFLEGVIIVPQFILQELQQVADASKDQKRVRGRRGLEILNRIKEAYPERILINAADYEDIATVDAKLVRFAQEINGTLLTNDYNLSKVASVQKVPVLNINDLVNAVRPSYLPGDNLDLKILKEGKEPSQGVGYLDDGTMVVVEEGSSYVGGELRVVVTSALQTSAGRMIFAKPQASALA is encoded by the coding sequence ATGCTTGATATCATCATCATTCTCTCGTTTATTTTGGCAGCATCGGGAATAGGTTACTTTAGTACCGATCTACTCCCCCCTGGAACACTAGACGGGGTAACAAACCTAAACGCATTGCGGTTAATTGTTGCTGTATTTGCCGCTATTATTGGTGGTGCAATTGGGCTAAGTTTCCAGACCACATACCGTCGCTTAGAAACACAAGTCCGAGAAATGCCCCTCGAAGTCATTTTAACTCGTGCCATTGGCTTAGTCATTGGGCTCTTACTAGCCAATTTAATGTTAGCCCCGCTATTTTTACTACCCATTCCCCCAGATTTTGGATTTATTAAACCTCTAGTAGCAGTTGTCGGCAGTATTATACTTGCTGTCACAGGCATGAATTTGGCAGATACTCATGGACGCGGTTTATTACGCTTAATTAATCCCAACACTGTAGAAACAATGGTAGTTGAAGGAACTCTTAAACCTGCAAACACCAAAGTTTTAGATACCAGTTGCATTATTGATGGTCGTATTGAAACCTTATTGGAAACTGGTTTTCTAGAAGGGGTAATTATTGTCCCACAGTTTATTTTACAAGAACTGCAACAAGTAGCGGATGCCAGTAAAGACCAAAAGCGAGTTAGAGGAAGACGCGGATTAGAAATCCTCAACCGGATTAAAGAGGCTTACCCAGAACGCATTTTAATTAACGCGGCTGATTACGAAGATATTGCTACAGTTGATGCTAAATTGGTGCGATTTGCCCAGGAAATTAATGGGACTCTATTAACTAATGACTACAATTTATCTAAAGTTGCTAGTGTGCAGAAAGTTCCAGTTTTAAATATCAATGATTTGGTAAATGCAGTTCGTCCATCTTATTTACCTGGTGATAATCTAGATTTGAAAATTCTCAAAGAAGGTAAAGAACCAAGTCAAGGTGTTGGTTATTTAGACGACGGCACAATGGTAGTAGTTGAGGAAGGAAGCAGTTATGTAGGTGGTGAACTGCGGGTAGTTGTCACCAGTGCTTTACAAACCTCAGCGGGGAGGATGATTTTTGCTAAACCCCAAGCTTCCGCATTAGCGTGA
- the hemW gene encoding radical SAM family heme chaperone HemW translates to MSQKDIAVQVPSAAYVHIPFCRRRCFYCDFPVFVVGDTYGEPSYRSQGKTSGTISQYVDALCHEISISLAFSQPVTTIFFGGGTPSLLSTEQLQCILTALEKRFGIAAGVEISMEMDPGTYDLAQIAGYCSTGVNRVSLGVQAFQDELLTVAGRSHSVNDIFAAIDLINQVEIPQFSLDLISGLPHQSLVQWEDSLTKAVEVAPTHISIYDLTIEPGTAFGRYYKPGDNPLPTDETTVTMYQLGQKVLTGAGYEHYEISNYAKSGHQCKHNRVYWENRSYYGFGMGAASYVHGKRFTRPRKTKEYYEWLQNGALIDCEVTPLEDELLETLMLGLRLAEGLSLTVLVEKFGKEKVEEITQCLQPYFKQGWVEVVEERLRLTDPDGFLFSNMVLAHLFEKLGE, encoded by the coding sequence ATGAGTCAAAAAGATATTGCTGTTCAAGTTCCTAGTGCGGCTTACGTACATATCCCCTTTTGTCGGCGGCGGTGTTTTTATTGTGACTTTCCGGTGTTTGTGGTGGGCGATACCTACGGCGAGCCAAGCTACCGCTCACAGGGTAAAACATCTGGTACAATTTCCCAATATGTTGACGCACTGTGTCACGAAATCAGCATCTCACTAGCTTTTAGTCAACCAGTAACAACTATTTTCTTTGGTGGTGGTACTCCTTCGCTGTTATCGACAGAACAGTTGCAATGTATATTAACAGCGTTAGAGAAGCGTTTTGGCATTGCGGCTGGCGTGGAAATTTCCATGGAAATGGACCCCGGTACTTATGATTTGGCACAGATTGCAGGTTATTGCAGTACAGGTGTCAACCGGGTAAGTTTGGGTGTACAAGCCTTTCAAGATGAATTACTAACAGTTGCTGGGCGATCGCACTCAGTTAATGATATCTTTGCAGCTATTGATTTAATCAACCAAGTCGAGATACCCCAATTTAGCTTAGACCTAATTTCTGGGTTGCCACATCAGTCTTTAGTTCAGTGGGAAGATTCCCTAACTAAAGCGGTAGAAGTTGCCCCCACTCATATATCTATCTATGATTTAACCATTGAACCAGGGACAGCTTTTGGTCGTTATTACAAACCGGGAGATAATCCCCTACCGACAGATGAAACCACTGTCACAATGTACCAACTAGGGCAAAAAGTCTTAACTGGCGCAGGTTATGAACATTATGAAATTTCCAACTATGCTAAAAGCGGACATCAATGTAAACATAATCGAGTTTATTGGGAAAATCGCTCTTATTATGGTTTTGGTATGGGTGCAGCCAGTTATGTGCATGGTAAACGCTTCACTCGTCCTCGGAAAACTAAAGAATATTACGAATGGTTGCAAAATGGTGCATTGATTGATTGTGAAGTCACACCTTTAGAGGATGAATTGTTAGAAACTTTAATGCTGGGGTTGCGGTTAGCAGAAGGTTTGAGTTTGACGGTGTTGGTGGAGAAGTTTGGAAAAGAAAAGGTTGAGGAAATTACACAATGTTTGCAACCTTATTTTAAGCAGGGTTGGGTGGAAGTTGTGGAGGAAAGGTTGCGTTTAACTGATCCTGATGGGTTTTTGTTTTCTAATATGGTGTTGGCACATTTGTTTGAGAAGTTGGGGGAATAA
- a CDS encoding universal stress protein, with amino-acid sequence MFKTVLFPIDQSRAAREAAEVVTNVVQKYNSRLVLLSVVEEAAPDAPNADPMMSPEAVAKLLENAQALFSHQGITAEVLERQGKPAFTICDVADEIEASLIIMGCRGLGLTDEGATDSVTSRVINLSPCPVLIVP; translated from the coding sequence ATGTTTAAAACAGTTCTGTTTCCAATTGATCAAAGTCGCGCCGCGAGGGAAGCTGCTGAAGTAGTTACCAACGTCGTGCAGAAATATAACAGTCGCTTGGTTCTACTGTCTGTTGTGGAAGAAGCAGCCCCAGACGCGCCTAATGCTGATCCCATGATGTCTCCAGAGGCCGTTGCTAAACTTCTGGAAAATGCCCAAGCTCTATTTTCTCACCAGGGTATTACAGCCGAAGTCCTCGAAAGACAAGGTAAACCAGCCTTTACTATCTGTGATGTGGCTGATGAAATTGAGGCCAGTTTAATTATTATGGGCTGTCGGGGTTTAGGCTTAACTGATGAGGGTGCAACTGATAGCGTCACTAGTCGCGTCATTAACCTTTCCCCTTGTCCAGTTTTGATTGTGCCTTAG
- a CDS encoding phosphoglycerate kinase has translation MSKKSLASLSAADISGKRALVRVDFNVPVDDQGSITDDTRIRAAVPTIQDLTKKGAKVILASHFGRPKGVDDKLRLTPVAKRLSELLGQEVVKTDDCIGDDVAAKVGALQNGQVLLLENVRFYKEEEKNDPEFAKKLAANADFYVNDAFGTAHRAHASTEGVTKFLSPSVAGYLVEKELQYLQSAIEEPKRPLVAIIGGSKVSSKIGVIETLLEKCDKLIIGGGMIFTFYKARGLSVGKSLVEEDKLELAKALEAKAKERGVALLLPTDIVAADKFAPDANATTVSIDNIPADGMGLDIGPDSVKVFQAALADCKTVIWNGPMGVFEFDKFAAGTEAIAHTLAEIGKIGTTTIIGGGDSVAAVEKVGLADQMSHISTGGGASLELLEGKVLPGIAALDEA, from the coding sequence GTGTCGAAAAAAAGTTTAGCAAGTTTATCTGCTGCTGATATATCTGGAAAACGCGCTTTGGTGCGGGTTGATTTTAACGTTCCTGTGGATGATCAAGGCAGTATTACTGATGATACCCGCATTCGGGCTGCTGTGCCAACTATCCAAGATTTGACCAAAAAGGGCGCGAAGGTAATTCTAGCAAGCCATTTTGGCCGCCCCAAAGGTGTAGATGATAAATTGCGTTTAACTCCTGTTGCTAAACGCCTTTCTGAGTTGTTGGGACAAGAAGTTGTCAAGACTGATGACTGTATTGGTGATGATGTAGCTGCTAAAGTTGGCGCGTTACAAAATGGCCAAGTGCTGTTATTGGAAAATGTCCGCTTCTACAAGGAAGAAGAAAAGAATGATCCTGAATTTGCGAAAAAATTGGCAGCAAATGCTGATTTCTATGTAAATGATGCCTTTGGTACTGCACACCGCGCCCATGCCTCAACTGAAGGTGTAACTAAGTTCCTCAGTCCTTCTGTGGCTGGTTATTTGGTTGAGAAGGAATTGCAATATTTACAAAGTGCAATTGAAGAACCTAAACGTCCTTTGGTGGCTATTATTGGCGGTTCTAAGGTTTCTAGCAAAATCGGCGTAATTGAAACCCTATTAGAAAAGTGCGATAAGCTGATCATCGGCGGTGGGATGATTTTCACTTTCTATAAAGCCCGTGGTTTAAGTGTTGGTAAGTCTTTGGTAGAAGAAGACAAGCTGGAATTGGCTAAGGCTTTGGAAGCTAAAGCTAAGGAACGCGGTGTGGCTTTGTTGCTACCTACAGATATTGTAGCGGCTGATAAGTTTGCTCCTGATGCGAATGCTACTACAGTCAGTATTGACAATATTCCTGCTGATGGTATGGGTTTAGATATTGGTCCTGATTCTGTGAAGGTTTTCCAAGCGGCTTTGGCTGATTGTAAGACTGTAATTTGGAATGGACCTATGGGTGTGTTCGAGTTTGACAAGTTTGCTGCGGGTACGGAAGCGATCGCACATACTCTAGCAGAAATCGGCAAAATCGGCACAACTACCATTATCGGTGGTGGTGACTCTGTAGCAGCAGTTGAAAAGGTAGGTTTGGCTGATCAAATGAGCCACATTTCTACCGGTGGTGGTGCTAGTTTGGAGTTGTTAGAAGGTAAGGTTTTACCTGGTATTGCAGCTTTAGATGAAGCGTAA